In Chitinibacter sp. SCUT-21, a single genomic region encodes these proteins:
- the rnhA gene encoding ribonuclease HI: MVEIYTDGACKGNPGPGGWGAFLRYGAHEKDLFGGEAHTTNNRMELLAVISALQALTRQCEVTIHTDSQYVKNGIETWIHGWKKNGWKTAAKQPVKNEDLWRALDEQVARHTVQWRWVKGHAGNPGNERADQLANRGVESVLS, encoded by the coding sequence ATGGTCGAAATTTATACCGATGGCGCTTGTAAAGGCAACCCAGGCCCGGGAGGCTGGGGCGCATTTTTGCGCTACGGTGCGCATGAAAAAGACTTATTTGGTGGCGAAGCGCACACCACAAATAATCGGATGGAGCTGCTCGCGGTAATTTCCGCGCTGCAAGCCTTAACGCGCCAATGCGAAGTGACGATCCACACCGATTCGCAATACGTAAAAAACGGCATCGAAACATGGATTCATGGCTGGAAAAAAAACGGCTGGAAAACCGCGGCCAAACAGCCAGTTAAAAACGAAGATTTATGGCGTGCGCTCGATGAACAAGTTGCGCGGCACACGGTGCAATGGCGCTGGGTGAAAGGGCACGCGGGCAATCCAGGTAACGAGCGCGCCGACCAATTGGCCAATCGAGGTGTGGAGTCAGTGCTGAGTTAA
- a CDS encoding class I SAM-dependent methyltransferase, which produces MTAAIDHFAAWLATPLGQYLRDSEAAWFDRTTVDIFGYKAMQLELPQFDCLRANRMPWRRIVGETAGTQIRCSAESLPFAEQSLDLLVMPHTLDFSSDPHSVLREAERVMRPEGRVLITGFNPWSLWGLRRLRANEVAWQGQFLALHRLKDWLSLLDLQLVRGEFLCYRPPLQRKGWLDKSRFLEQAGDKLWPAGGGIYCLDVVKRVRGMNVIEPDWSQIVVPKRSAAAVAEKMQLQAKKDRCK; this is translated from the coding sequence ATGACTGCAGCTATTGATCATTTTGCCGCTTGGCTCGCGACTCCGCTAGGGCAATATCTGCGCGATAGCGAAGCAGCATGGTTTGACCGTACCACGGTCGATATTTTTGGCTACAAAGCCATGCAGCTTGAATTGCCGCAGTTCGATTGCTTGCGCGCCAATCGCATGCCATGGCGCCGCATCGTAGGGGAAACTGCAGGCACTCAAATTCGCTGCTCTGCAGAATCTCTGCCCTTTGCTGAGCAAAGCCTCGATTTGCTTGTGATGCCGCATACCCTCGATTTTTCCAGCGACCCTCACTCTGTACTGCGTGAAGCTGAGCGCGTGATGCGCCCCGAAGGCCGAGTGCTAATCACTGGGTTTAATCCGTGGAGTTTATGGGGCTTGCGCCGTTTGCGCGCTAACGAAGTGGCTTGGCAGGGTCAGTTTTTGGCGCTGCACCGACTGAAAGACTGGCTGTCCTTACTGGATTTGCAATTGGTTCGCGGCGAATTTTTATGCTACCGCCCGCCGCTGCAGCGTAAAGGCTGGTTGGATAAAAGTCGATTCTTGGAGCAAGCCGGCGATAAGTTGTGGCCGGCTGGTGGCGGGATTTACTGTCTAGATGTTGTTAAGCGTGTACGCGGCATGAATGTGATTGAGCCCGATTGGAGTCAAATCGTCGTACCCAAGCGCAGTGCTGCAGCCGTGGCGGAAAAAATGCAATTGCAGGCCAAAAAGGATAGATGCAAATAA
- the gloB gene encoding hydroxyacylglutathione hydrolase, whose product MLNISAIPIFEDNYIWALEQNGKVIAVDPGEAAPLQSWLTQQQFELAAILITHHHADHIGGLASLAHPDLPIYGPAHIDYINRPLHGGESLALLGEQFQVIATPGHTLNHLCYFGAGLLLAGDTLFSAGCGRLFEGTPAQMYASLTSLAQLPHDTLLCCTHEYTQSNLRFALAVEPNNLALQQRAKQVAELRSLGQPSLPSTIAIELASNPFLRSEQMAVQQRVREQIPEANTPEQVFAALRKWKDNFR is encoded by the coding sequence ATGCTCAATATCAGCGCCATTCCAATCTTTGAAGATAATTATATCTGGGCGCTAGAGCAAAATGGCAAGGTGATTGCGGTCGATCCGGGTGAGGCGGCACCGTTGCAAAGTTGGCTAACACAACAGCAATTTGAATTGGCGGCCATCCTGATTACCCATCATCATGCCGATCATATAGGCGGTTTAGCCAGTTTAGCGCATCCGGACCTACCGATTTATGGGCCTGCGCACATTGATTACATTAATAGACCACTACACGGCGGGGAAAGTTTAGCGCTACTCGGAGAACAGTTTCAGGTGATCGCTACGCCTGGGCACACGTTAAATCATCTTTGTTACTTTGGAGCAGGTTTGCTCTTGGCGGGAGACACGCTTTTTTCGGCGGGCTGCGGCCGATTATTTGAAGGTACGCCAGCTCAAATGTATGCCAGCTTAACTAGCTTGGCACAGCTACCGCACGATACTTTGCTGTGCTGCACGCATGAATACACGCAAAGCAATCTTCGCTTTGCGCTCGCCGTAGAGCCGAACAACCTCGCCTTGCAACAACGAGCCAAACAAGTCGCTGAGCTGCGAAGCTTAGGTCAACCTAGCCTGCCTTCGACAATCGCGATCGAATTGGCGAGCAATCCATTCTTACGTTCCGAGCAGATGGCGGTTCAACAACGGGTACGTGAACAAATTCCAGAGGCGAATACACCAGAACAAGTTTTTGCTGCTTTGCGAAAATGGAAAGATAACTTTCGCTAA
- a CDS encoding LysM peptidoglycan-binding domain-containing protein has protein sequence MNLRLCAALLSALFALPAFALEAGKLDYQLNSINPPLSANTQAAISQLFSDADPLAERDLWVRVRNGFAIPDIDSPLVTKWENYYASRPEYLNRIIDRSNRYLFHVVEEVEKRGMPMEFALLPMIESAYNPKAESHAKAAGMWQFIPDTGKRYGLERTWWYDGRRDVVAATDAALTYLQDIHGMFDDWQLALASYNWGENAVKRARDRNLDAGLPANYVDLRMPDETRNYVPKLLAIRNIIADPAAYGVKLRDIPNKPYFTTLQPGKHMDVSVAAKLAEISVDELLRLNPGFIRPVIAHKDDRKLVLPIEKKAVFERNLANYDKPLLNWQPYVTQQGESFDQLADNFGIELAELRDINDLGSASKSARGQTILVPKVAGLDISERQTLAALHKNRESEAIDTGEKDAPKPVLIAAKTSSKVGREHKVAKGDTLFNIAKRYNLSVAELKAMNDLKGTTVALGDTLRVGNASETPKSYVVKRGDTLASIAKKLNVDLGDLKKMNRKPITPGMTLVMK, from the coding sequence ATGAATCTTCGCCTGTGCGCCGCACTTCTTTCCGCCCTATTTGCTTTGCCGGCTTTCGCACTCGAAGCGGGCAAACTCGATTACCAGCTCAATAGCATCAACCCACCGCTGTCAGCGAACACCCAAGCCGCAATTAGCCAATTATTTAGTGACGCCGACCCGCTGGCCGAACGCGATTTATGGGTACGGGTGCGCAATGGTTTTGCCATTCCCGATATTGATAGCCCGCTAGTGACTAAATGGGAAAACTATTACGCTAGCCGCCCCGAATATTTAAATCGAATTATCGATCGCAGTAATCGCTATCTATTCCATGTGGTTGAAGAAGTCGAAAAACGCGGCATGCCGATGGAATTTGCACTACTGCCGATGATTGAATCAGCATACAACCCCAAAGCCGAGTCGCACGCTAAAGCGGCGGGTATGTGGCAGTTTATCCCTGATACCGGCAAACGTTATGGCTTGGAGCGCACCTGGTGGTACGACGGGCGCCGTGACGTGGTTGCCGCCACCGACGCTGCGCTGACCTATCTGCAAGACATTCACGGCATGTTTGACGATTGGCAACTGGCATTAGCCTCATACAATTGGGGCGAAAACGCCGTTAAACGCGCACGTGATCGCAATCTGGATGCAGGCCTACCCGCCAATTACGTTGATCTGCGTATGCCGGATGAAACGCGTAATTACGTGCCTAAATTATTAGCAATTCGCAATATCATCGCCGATCCTGCGGCGTATGGCGTCAAACTGCGCGACATCCCCAATAAACCGTACTTTACGACACTGCAGCCGGGCAAACATATGGATGTCTCGGTCGCGGCTAAATTGGCAGAAATCAGCGTCGACGAATTATTACGCCTGAACCCTGGCTTTATCCGCCCAGTGATCGCACATAAAGACGATAGAAAACTGGTGTTACCGATCGAGAAAAAAGCCGTTTTCGAGCGCAATTTGGCCAATTACGACAAACCGCTACTCAATTGGCAACCGTACGTAACACAACAAGGCGAGAGCTTTGACCAATTAGCCGATAACTTTGGCATTGAATTGGCAGAGCTGCGCGATATCAACGATTTGGGCAGCGCTAGCAAATCAGCGCGCGGCCAAACGATCTTGGTACCAAAAGTGGCGGGGCTGGATATTTCCGAACGCCAAACGCTCGCCGCGCTACATAAAAATCGCGAATCTGAAGCGATTGATACCGGCGAAAAAGACGCGCCTAAACCTGTGCTGATTGCCGCCAAAACCAGCAGCAAAGTGGGTCGTGAACATAAAGTGGCCAAAGGCGATACGCTATTTAATATCGCCAAACGCTATAACCTGAGCGTAGCCGAACTCAAAGCGATGAACGATTTGAAAGGCACAACGGTCGCTTTAGGCGACACGCTGCGTGTGGGTAACGCGAGCGAGACGCCAAAATCCTACGTCGTGAAGCGTGGCGATACGCTGGCCTCGATTGCGAAAAAGCTCAATGTTGACCTCGGCGATTTAAAGAAAATGAATCGCAAACCTATTACACCGGGAATGACCTTGGTAATGAAATAA
- a CDS encoding DUF2339 domain-containing protein — translation MVSWVLAILGVIYGLLSHEVETGLILAIVGYLIGRWFEKRSATAPAAPVRSLSAEMQELKQRVSQLEAELAQLKAIKHSTSVENPAEQTTNDDVLVASAIMPAQTHLSMDEPVKTQAANELETTLATLAPRPTPARPTPKPATPNLIEQGINAAKEWLLGGNTVVRLGMIILFFGVSFLLKFAADNQLLPIELRLAGLSLGAAVIFVIGWHLRETRRSYALIMQGGALGLLYFTIYGALKLYHLLPASLAFPLLVLLGVAAALLSIRQDASALAVMGILGGFLAPILTSDGSGNYVLLFSYFAVLNAGIFAIAWFKAWRLLNLLGFVFTYVIATAWGLFDYRSEMRASVQPFVVIYWLFFAGISTLYAIHRSHNLRSIVDDTLVFGTPIVTLAIQAQLMHGTEYGLSVSALIGAGYYLAIATWLHGKRDQQLQLFFESQLAIGVLLATLAIPFAFDGNITAAMWAVEGACVVWVSLRQQKKLALGFGLILQFAAGLAVISASDYYTSTAILNGVYLADLLLALSGLFCAWQLHESQSDWALKQALIQAGWLLGAWGLLWWGYANWSEAQRFLERDAGFNLALLLAVATAALFQQLFLRGIWRNARFVAIALAPILLYAAIELFPLYPHFLSLWAWPIVLLGLFALLYQQDQSEQGCETWQHVSAAWLTWGIFVNETYYMAYQNIHNDVFSLSLFAIVACVAIVAVRQLAWPIKPHWRAYWVYGTAPVSALLFAWSFYSALSGGHSALPILNALDSAQIAVFAALIYWARLALFALKIPRIQPALFASLGAAIFVWLNAMLLRTLHHWQGVQYNFDALRASTQVQMSLSIFWALIALALMFAATRYFGRVLWLAGASLLGIVVIKLFALDLSHISGIERIISFIGVGLLLLMIGYLAPIPPQQDESILEKLNNRNK, via the coding sequence ATGGTCAGCTGGGTTTTGGCAATTTTAGGTGTCATTTATGGTTTGCTATCGCATGAAGTAGAAACGGGGCTGATCCTCGCCATTGTCGGCTACCTAATAGGCCGTTGGTTTGAAAAACGCAGCGCAACAGCACCCGCCGCCCCGGTACGCAGTTTGTCTGCCGAGATGCAAGAACTCAAACAGCGTGTCAGCCAATTAGAAGCTGAGCTTGCTCAACTAAAAGCAATCAAACACAGCACCAGCGTAGAAAACCCCGCTGAGCAAACTACAAACGACGACGTTTTGGTGGCGAGCGCGATAATGCCAGCTCAAACCCACTTGTCGATGGATGAGCCCGTCAAAACTCAGGCAGCCAACGAACTTGAAACCACGCTCGCAACGCTAGCGCCCCGACCCACACCAGCTCGCCCAACACCCAAACCCGCCACACCGAACTTGATCGAGCAGGGTATTAACGCCGCTAAAGAATGGCTGCTCGGCGGCAATACCGTCGTGCGTTTAGGGATGATTATTCTGTTTTTCGGCGTCAGCTTTTTGCTCAAGTTTGCTGCCGATAATCAGCTGCTGCCGATTGAGCTACGCCTCGCTGGATTATCACTCGGTGCGGCGGTGATTTTTGTCATCGGCTGGCATTTGCGTGAAACGCGGCGTAGTTACGCGCTGATTATGCAGGGCGGCGCGCTGGGGCTGTTGTATTTCACGATTTACGGCGCGCTCAAACTCTATCACCTACTACCCGCCTCGCTCGCCTTCCCGCTGCTGGTATTGCTCGGCGTTGCCGCTGCGCTGTTATCCATCCGGCAAGATGCCAGTGCACTGGCGGTGATGGGGATTTTGGGTGGATTTCTAGCCCCGATTTTAACCAGCGATGGCAGCGGCAATTATGTGCTGCTGTTTAGCTATTTTGCGGTACTCAATGCCGGTATCTTTGCGATTGCGTGGTTTAAGGCTTGGCGACTGCTTAATTTACTGGGCTTTGTTTTTACCTATGTGATTGCCACGGCATGGGGCCTGTTTGACTATCGCAGCGAGATGCGCGCCAGCGTTCAGCCTTTTGTCGTGATTTATTGGCTGTTTTTTGCTGGTATTAGCACGCTGTACGCGATTCATCGCAGCCACAACCTGCGCAGCATCGTTGATGACACGTTGGTATTTGGCACACCAATCGTCACACTGGCGATCCAAGCTCAACTAATGCACGGCACAGAATATGGTTTGAGTGTCAGCGCGCTGATTGGCGCAGGCTATTATTTGGCCATCGCGACATGGCTGCACGGCAAACGTGATCAACAATTGCAGTTATTTTTTGAGAGCCAATTGGCCATCGGCGTTTTGCTCGCCACCTTGGCGATTCCCTTTGCGTTTGATGGCAATATCACCGCCGCGATGTGGGCGGTAGAAGGCGCTTGCGTGGTTTGGGTGAGTTTGCGGCAGCAAAAAAAGCTGGCGCTCGGCTTTGGCTTAATTTTGCAATTTGCCGCTGGGTTGGCTGTCATTAGCGCTAGCGATTACTACACCAGCACCGCCATTTTGAACGGCGTTTATCTGGCGGATCTACTGCTCGCGCTCTCTGGGCTATTTTGCGCTTGGCAATTGCACGAGAGCCAAAGCGATTGGGCTTTAAAACAGGCACTCATCCAAGCCGGTTGGCTATTGGGCGCGTGGGGTTTGCTATGGTGGGGCTACGCCAATTGGAGCGAGGCGCAGCGCTTTTTGGAGCGCGATGCCGGTTTCAATCTGGCGCTATTGCTGGCTGTCGCCACCGCAGCGCTGTTTCAGCAATTGTTTTTGCGTGGCATCTGGCGCAATGCGCGCTTTGTCGCCATCGCACTAGCGCCAATTTTGCTCTACGCGGCGATCGAGCTTTTCCCGCTTTACCCGCATTTCTTAAGCCTATGGGCTTGGCCTATCGTACTACTAGGTTTGTTTGCCCTACTCTATCAACAAGACCAATCCGAGCAAGGTTGCGAGACGTGGCAACACGTGAGTGCCGCATGGCTAACATGGGGTATCTTTGTCAACGAAACGTATTACATGGCCTACCAGAATATACATAATGATGTATTCTCATTATCGCTGTTTGCCATCGTAGCCTGCGTCGCCATTGTTGCTGTCCGCCAACTCGCTTGGCCGATCAAGCCGCATTGGCGAGCGTATTGGGTTTATGGCACAGCTCCGGTAAGCGCATTATTATTTGCCTGGAGTTTTTATAGTGCGCTCTCAGGCGGGCATTCAGCCTTGCCGATTCTGAATGCACTCGACTCGGCACAAATCGCCGTGTTTGCTGCGCTGATTTACTGGGCGAGGCTGGCGCTGTTCGCACTAAAAATACCGCGCATTCAACCCGCGCTTTTTGCCAGCTTGGGCGCCGCTATTTTTGTCTGGCTCAACGCGATGTTGCTCCGCACACTGCATCACTGGCAGGGCGTGCAATACAACTTTGACGCGTTACGTGCCTCAACCCAAGTGCAGATGAGTTTATCGATTTTCTGGGCTTTGATTGCGCTGGCGCTGATGTTTGCCGCGACACGATACTTTGGCCGCGTGCTGTGGCTAGCCGGCGCCAGCTTGCTGGGCATCGTCGTCATTAAATTATTTGCCCTCGATCTTTCACACATCAGCGGTATTGAGCGCATTATTTCATTTATCGGCGTTGGGCTATTGCTGCTAATGATCGGCTACCTTGCGCCAATCCCACCACAACAAGATGAATCCATATTAGAAAAACTTAACAACAGAAATAAATAA